In Solanum stenotomum isolate F172 chromosome 6, ASM1918654v1, whole genome shotgun sequence, one DNA window encodes the following:
- the LOC125866590 gene encoding delta(12)-fatty-acid desaturase FAD2-like, translating to MGAGGNMSTPTTKNEQKKNHLQRVPSSKPPFTLGDVKKAIPPHCFQRSLIRSFSYLIQDLILVSIFYYIANTYFHLLPSPLTYLAWPAYWIAQGCVSTGIWVIGHECGHHGFSDYQWVDDTVGLIFHSALLTPYFAWKHSHRRHHANTGSLENDEVYIPRFKSKLRWYYKYLNNPLGRVFVLAFTLTFAWPLYLMFNISGKKYERFTCHYDPNSPLYSNRERMQIYISDAGVIATTYVLYRLAMKQGLTWVLCIYGVPLLIVNGFIVLITLMHHTHASLPHYDSSEWDYLRGALATVDRDYGILNKVFHNVTDTHVLHHIFSYISHYHAMEATNAIKPLLGDYYQVDDTPIIKAMWRDTKECIYVEKDEGSQGRGVYWYKNKL from the coding sequence ATGGGAGCTGGTGGAAATATGTCTACTCCAAcaactaaaaatgaacaaaagaaaaatcatctCCAAAGAGTTCCATCTTCAAAGCCCCCTTTTACACTTGGCGATGTCAAGAAGGCCATTCCACCTCACTGCTTCCAACGATCTCTAATTCGCTCCTTCTCTTATCTTATTCAAGATCTCATACTTGTCTCCATCTTCTATTATATTGCCAACACTTACTTCCACCTCCTTCCATCCCCATTAACTTACCTTGCATGGCCTGCTTATTGGATCGCGCAAGGTTGTGTTTCCACTGGAATATGGGTCATTGGCCATGAATGTGGTCATCATGGCTTTAGTGATTACCAATGGGTAGATGACACTGTTGGTCTTATCTTCCACTCTGCACTTTTAACACCATACTTTGCATGGAAACATAGTCATCGTCGTCATCATGCCAACACTGGTTCCCTTGAGAATGATGAAGTTTACATACCTAGGTTTAAATCCAAACTAAGATGGTACTACAAATACTTGAACAATCCATTAGGACGAGTATTCGTACTTGCCTTCACCCTCACTTTTGCCTGGCCTTTATACTTGATGTTCAATATTTCAGGCAAAAAATATGAACGTTTTACATGTCACTACGATCCAAATAGCCCATTATATTCTAATCGCGAGAGAATGCAAATCTACATTTCAGATGCAGGTGTGATTGCAACTACTTATGTATTATACCGCCTTGCTATGAAACAAGGGCTAACTTGGGTTCTATGCATCTATGGAGTGCCTCTCCTAATTGTGAATGGATTTATAGTGCTGATCACTCTTATGCACCACACTCATGCTTCATTGCCACATTATGATTCATCAGAGTGGGATTATCTAAGAGGAGCTTTAGCTACGGTAGATAGAGACTATGGTATACTAAATAAGGTGTTCCATAATGTTACAGATACTCATGTTTTGCATCATATATTCTCATACATATCACATTACCATGCAATGGAGGCGACCAACGCTATTAAACCATTGCTAGGAGATTACTACCAAGTTGATGATACACCAATTATAAAGGCAATGTGGAGGGATACAAAGGAGTGCATCTATGTGGAAAAGGATGAAGGATCTCAAGGTAGAGGTGTTTATTGGTATAAAAACAAGCTTTGA
- the LOC125866588 gene encoding delta(12)-fatty-acid desaturase FAD2-like has product MGAGGNMSNPTTKNERKKNPFERVPSSKPPFTIGDIKKAIPPHCFQRSLIRSSSYLIHDLILTFIFYYIATTYFHLLPSPYSYLAWPIYWIVQGCVCTALWVIAHECGHQSFSDYQWINDTIGFILHSSLLTPYFSWKYSHRRHHSNTNSLEHDENHVPKLEVKLKWYTKLYVNNPLGRLLLIAFTLTAGLPLYYTINIAGRPYDRFASHFDPYSPIYNDRERLQIYISDVGVIAIIYLLYRVALTQGLTWVICIYGVPLVIVNGFIVLITLLHHTHASLPHYDSSEWSWLRGALATVDRDYGVLNKVFHHIVDTHVLHHLFSSIPHYHAMEATKAIKPLLGEYYQFDGTPFYKAIWRDFNECQYVEKDEGSEDQGIFWYTNYNI; this is encoded by the coding sequence ATGGGAGCTGGTGGTAATATGTCTAATCCAACAACTAAAAATGAACGAAAGAAAAATCCTTTCGAAAGAGTGCCAAGTTCAAAGCCCCCTTTTACAATTGGTGATATCAAGAAGGCTATCCCTCCTCATTGCTTTCAACGCTCTCTCATTCGCTCCTCCTCCTATCTTATTCACGATCTCATACTTACCTTCATCTTCTACTACATCGCCACCACTTACTTCCACCTCCTTCCATCCCCGTATTCTTACCTTGCATGGCCTATTTATTGGATCGTTCAAGGTTGTGTTTGCACCGCCCTTTGGGTCATTGCCCATGAATGTGGCCACCAATCCTTTAGTGATTATCAATGGATAAATGACACTATTGGTTTTATCCTCCACTCTTCACTTTTAACACCATACTTCTCATGGAAATATAGTCATCGTCGTCATCACTCCAATACTAATTCCCTTGAGCATGATGAAAATCATGTGCCCAAACTTGAAGTCAAATTAAAATGGTACACAAAATTATACGTGAATAATCCACTAGGACGATTATTATTAATTGCATTCACACTCACTGCTGGCTTACCTTTATACTATACCATCAATATAGCCGGTAGACCTTATGATCGCTTTGCAAGTCATTTTGATCCATATAGCCCTATTTACAATGACCGTGAAAGGCTACAAATTTACATCTCAGATGTAGGTGTAAttgcaattatttatttattatatcgCGTTGCTCTAACACAAGGGCTAACTTGGGTTATATGCATCTATGGGGTACCCCTTGTAATTGTGAATGGATTCATAGTGTTAATAACTTTACTACATCACACTCATGCTTCATTGCCACATTATGATTCATCGGAGTGGAGTTGGCTTAGAGGAGCTCTAGCTACAGTAGATAGAGACTATGGTGTTCTAAATAAGGTGTTTCATCATATCGTAGATACACACGTTCTACATCATCTATTTTCAAGTATACCACATTATCATGCTATGGAGGCAACCAAGGCTATCAAGCCATTACTAGGAGAATACTACCAATTTGATGGAACTCCATTTTACAAAGCAATATGGAGAGATTTTAATGAGTGTCAATATGTGGAGAAAGATGAAGGATCTGAAGATCAAGGCATTTTCTGGTATACAAATTACAACATATAA
- the LOC125866589 gene encoding delta(12)-fatty-acid desaturase FAD2-like — MGAGGNMSTPTTKNEKKKSHLQRVPSSKPPFTLGDVKKAIPPHCFQRSLIRSFSYLIQDLILVSIFYYIANTYFHLLPSPLTYLAWPAYWIAQGCVCTGIWVIGHECGHHGFSDYQWVDDTVGLIFHSALLTPYFAWKHSHRRHHANTSSLENDEVYIPRFKAKLRWYYKYLNNPLGRVFVLAFTLTFAWPLYLMFNISGKKYERFTCHYDPNSPLYSNRERMQIYISDAGVIATTYVLYRLAMTQGLTWVLCIYGVPLLIVNGFIVLITLMHHTHASLPHYDSSEWDYLRGALATVDRDYGILNKVFHNVTDTHVLHHIFSYISHYHAMEATNAIKPLLGDYYQVDDTPIIKAMWRDTKECIYVEKDEGSQGRGVYWYKNKL; from the coding sequence ATGGGAGCTGGTGGAAATATGTCTACTCcaacaactaaaaatgaaaaaaagaaaagtcatCTCCAAAGAGTTCCATCTTCAAAGCCCCCTTTTACACTTGGAGATGTCAAGAAGGCCATTCCTCCTCACTGCTTCCAACGTTCTCTTATTCGCTCCTTCTCTTATCTTATTCAAGATCTCATACTTGTCTCCATCTTCTATTATATTGCCAACACTTACTTCCACCTCCTTCCATCCCCATTAACTTACCTTGCCTGGCCTGCTTATTGGATCGCGCAAGGTTGTGTTTGCACTGGAATATGGGTCATTGGCCATGAATGTGGTCATCATGGCTTTAGTGATTACCAATGGGTAGATGACACTGTTGGTCTTATCTTCCACTCTGCACTTTTAACACCATACTTTGCATGGAAACATAGTCATCGTCGTCATCATGCCAACACAAGTTCCCTTGAGAATGATGAAGTTTACATACCTAGGTTTAAAGCCAAACTAAGATGGTACTATAAATACTTGAACAATCCATTAGGACGAGTATTCGTACTTGCCTTCACCCTCACTTTTGCCTGGCCTTTATACTTGATGTTCAATATCTCTGGCAAAAAATATGAACGTTTTACATGTCACTACGATCCAAATAGCCCATTATATTCTAACCGTGAGAGAATGCAAATTTACATTTCAGATGCAGGTGTGATTGCAACTACTTATGTATTATACCGCCTTGCTATGACACAAGGGCTAACTTGGGTTCTATGCATCTATGGAGTGCCTCTCCTAATTGTGAATGGATTTATAGTGCTGATCACTCTTATGCACCACACTCATGCTTCATTGCCACATTATGATTCATCGGAGTGGGATTATCTAAGAGGAGCTTTAGCTACAGTAGATAGAGACTATGGTATACTAAATAAAGTGTTCCACAATGTTACAGATACTCATGTTTTGCATCATATATTCTCATACATATCACATTACCATGCAATGGAGGCGACCAACGCTATTAAACCATTGCTAGGAGATTACTACCAAGTTGATGATACCCCAATTATAAAGGCAATGTGGAGGGATACAAAGGAGTGCATCTATGTGGAAAAAGACGAAGGATCTCAAGGTAGAGGTGTTTATTGGTATAAAAACAAGCTTTGA
- the LOC125866592 gene encoding delta(12)-fatty-acid desaturase FAD2-like — MGGGGNMSAPTEQKKNPLERVPSSKPPFTVGDIKKAIPPHCFHRSLIRSSSYLVQDLVLVSVFYYIATTYFHLLPSPYYYLAWPIYWIFQGCVCTGVWVIAHECGHQAFCDYQWINDTVGFIFHSALLTPYFSWKYSHRRHHSNTNSLEHDENHVPKVKTKLRWYTKLYVNNPLGRLLLIAFTLTTGLPLYYAINIAGRPYDRFANHYDPYSPIYNDRERLQIYISDAGLIATIYVLYRVALTQGLTWVVCIYGVPLLIVNGFIVLITLLHHTHGSLPHYDSSEWDWLRGALATVDRDYGVLTKVFHNITDTHVVHHLFSSIPHYHAMEATKAVRPLLGEYYQFDGTPFYKAIWRDFECIYVEKDDEASQGKGIFWYKNNF; from the coding sequence ATGGGAGGCGGTGGCAATATGTCTGCTCCAacagaacaaaagaaaaatcctCTCGAAAGAGTGCCAAGTTCAAAGCCCCCTTTTACAGTTGGTGATATCAAGAAGGCTATCCCTCCTCACTGCTTTCATCGATCTCTCATTCGCTCCTCCTCCTACCTTGTTCAAGATCTCGTGCTTGTCTCCGTCTTTTATTATATTGCCACCACTTACTTCCACCTCCTTCCATCACCGTATTATTACCTAGCGTGGCCTATTTACTGGATTTTTCAAGGTTGTGTTTGCACCGGAGTATGGGTCATTGCCCATGAATGTGGCCATCAGGCCTTTTGTGATTACCAGTGGATAAATGACACTGTCGGTTTTATCTTCCACTCTGCACTTTTAACGCCATACTTCTCATGGAAATATAGTCATCGTCGTCACCACTCCAACACTAATTCCCTTGAGCATGATGAAAACCATGTTCCAAAGGTTAAAACCAAACTTAGATGGTACACCAAATTATACGTGAATAATCCACTAGGACGATTATTATTAATTGCCTTCACCCTCACAACTGGCCTGCCTTTGTACTATGCCATCAATATAGCTGGTAGACCTTATGATCGCTTTGCAAATCATTATGATCCATATAGCCCGATATATAATGATCGTGAGAGACTACAAATCTACATTTCAGATGCAGGTCTGATTGCAACTATTTATGTATTGTATCGCGTTGCTCTGACACAAGGGCTAACTTGGGTTGTATGCATCTATGGGGTGCCCTTACTAATTGTGAACGGGTTCATCGTGTTAATAACTTTACTACACCACACACACGGTTCATTGCCACATTATGATTCATCGGAGTGGGATTGGCTAAGAGGAGCACTAGCTACGGTAGACAGAGACTATGGTGTGCTAACTAAGGTGTTCCACAATATTACAGATACACATGTTGTGCATCATTTATTCTCAAGTATACCACATTACCACGCGATGGAGGCAACTAAAGCTGTGAGGCCATTACTAGGAGAATACTATCAATTTGATGGAACTCCATTTTACAAAGCAATATGGAGGGATTTTGAGTGCATCTACGTCGAGAAAGACGATGAAGCATCTCAGGGAAAGGGTATTTTCTGGTATAAAAACAACTTCTAA
- the LOC125866605 gene encoding delta(12)-fatty-acid desaturase FAD2-like encodes MSSDKTEQKKNGVSFSKPPFTIGDIKKVIPPHCFQRSLVRSFSYLVQDFIIVSVFYYIATTYFHLLTSPCCYLAWPIYWIAQGCVLTGIWMIGHESGHQAFSDYPWINDTIGLILHSALLTPYFSWKYTHRRHHSNTSSLEYDEVYVPRLKSQVTWLTKYLNKNPLGRVFGLATTLNLGWHLYLTFNASGRPYPRFASHYHPHGPIYYDRERLQIYISDAGVVATIYVLYRIALAQGLTWLVCIYGVPLQIMNIFIVLITLLNHTHSSVPHYDLSEWDWLKGALATVDRDFGVLNKVFHNITDTHVLHHLFSTIPHYHGLEATRAIKPLLGEYYQFDSTPFYKALWRDYKECIYVEKDERSKGRGIFWYKNEMN; translated from the exons ATGTCATCTGATAAAACAGAACAGAAGAAAAATGGAGTGTCATTTTCAAAGCCTCCTTTTACAATTGGCGATATCAAGAAGGTCATTCCTCCTCACTGCTTTCAGCGATCTCTTGTTCGTTCCTTCTCATATCTTGTTCAAGATTTCATCATTGTCTctgtattttattatattgcCACCACTTACTTCCACCTCCTTACGTCTCCGTGTTGTTACCTAGCATGGCCTATTTACTGGATCGCTCAAGGTTGTGTTTTAACTGGAATATGGATGATTGGCCATGAATCAG GCCACCAGGCCTTCAGTGATTACCCCTGGATAAATGACACTATTGGTCTTATCCTCCACTCTGCACTTTTAACACCATACTTCTCATGGAAATATACTCATCGTCGTCACCACTCCAACACTAGTTCCCTTGAGTATGATGAAGTGTATGTGCCAAGGCTAAAATCCCAAGTAACGTGGCTCACCAAGTATTTGAACAAAAATCCACTAGGACGAGTATTCGGACTTGCCACCACCCTCAATCTTGGGTGGCATTTGTACTTGACCTTCAATGCCTCTGGCAGACCTTATCCTCGCTTTGCAAGTCACTATCATCCACATGGACCGATTTATTATGATCGCGAGAGGCTACAAATCTATATTTCAGATGCAGGTGTGGTTGCAACTATTTATGTGTTGTATCGCATTGCTTTGGCACAAGGGCTAACTTGGCTTGTATGTATCTATGGAGTGCCCCTCCAAATTATGAACATCTTCATAGTGTTAATCACTCTCTTGAACCATACCCACTCTTCCGTGCCACATTATGATTTATCCGAGTGGGATTGGCTAAAAGGAGCTCTAGCTACGGTAGACAGAGACTTTGGTGTACTAAATAAGGTCTTCCATAACATTACAGATACTCACGTTTTGCATCATCTATTCTCAACAATTCCACATTACCACGGACTCGAGGCAACCAGAGCTATCAAGCCATTACTAGGAGAATACTACCAATTTGATAGTACCCCTTTTTATAAGGCATTATGGAGGGATTATAAGGAGTGCATCTATGTAGAAAAGGATGAAAGATCTAAAGGTAGAGGTATTTTTTGGTATAAAAACGAGATGAATTAA
- the LOC125866602 gene encoding uncharacterized protein LOC125866602, which yields MRDSKQDGGSVINISSISGLNRGLIPGGLAYGSSKMALDMVTKMMALELGVDKIRVNSIAPGIFKSEITKSLMEKEWLNNVTVRTIPLRTLGTTDPALTSTVRYLIHDSSEYISGNVFIVNAGTTLTGVPIFSSL from the exons ATGCGCGATTCTAAACAGGACGGAGGCTCTGTTATTAATATCTCTTCAATTTCTGGTTTAAATCGAGGACTAATACCTGGGGGTCTTGCTTACGGTTCTTCGAAGATGGCTCTTGACATGGTCACTAAG ATGATGGCCCTTGAGTTGGGAGTAGACAAAATCAGAGTGAACTCAATAGCACCAGGAATTTTCAAATCAGAGATAACAAAGAGTCTAATGGAAAAAGAATGGCTCAATAATGTTACTGTAAGAACCATTCCTCTGAGAACTCTTGGAACGACAGATCCGGCATTAACATCAACCGTTAGGTACTTAATCCATGATTCTTCAGAATATATATCAGGCAATGTTTTCATCGTCAATGCTGGAACAACCTTAACAGGTGTTCCAATTTTCTCGTCGCTCTAA
- the LOC125868946 gene encoding uncharacterized protein LOC125868946: MEPWKDLTGKVVMVTGASSGIGLEFCLDLAKAGCRIIASARRVDRLKTLCNQININSEGLARRAIAVQLNVTADSATIEAAVQIAWDAFGRIDVLINNAGLRGNVYNSLDLPEEEWEHIYKTNLRGAWLVSKYVC, translated from the exons ATGGAGCCATGGAAAGACCTGACTGGAAAAGTAGTGATGGTGACTGGGGCCTCCTCGGGAATCGGGCTAGAGTTCTGTCTCGACTTGGCAAAAGCCGGTTGCAGGATCATTGCTTCCGCTCGTCGTGTTGACAGGCTGAAAACTCTCTGCAACCAGATTAATATTAATTCAGAGGGCCTGGCTCGGCGTGCAATCGCTGTCCAGCTCAACGTCACTGCTGATAGTGCTACTATTGAGGCTGCTGTACAAATAGCTTGGGATGCCTTTGGACGTATCGATGTCTTGATTAACAACGCAGGCCTTAGAG GTAATGTGTACAATTCATTGGATTTGCCAGAGGAGGAATGGGAACATATCTATAAGACGAATCTAAGAGGGGCATGGTTGGTGTCAAAATATGTATGCTGA